A DNA window from Aythya fuligula isolate bAytFul2 chromosome 4, bAytFul2.pri, whole genome shotgun sequence contains the following coding sequences:
- the MRPL1 gene encoding 39S ribosomal protein L1, mitochondrial isoform X1, whose product MSGVDVSQTLQSKPIVLAPHCRWALAAASARPPQPACCYAAAAKNAKKGSQKAKQEEAKKKKGIIRRPLMSKPVDDVYLTWLYKRPSYNVEEAVGMLKKFQELDFTHPKQYVYINVFLDTVLQKKKKVDPFASTVLLPYRFTDEVNKVLVFTENEQEAEIARENGAAVVGGVELIKWILEDEIQVDSYVAVPAIMPKLIPLRNKLRRKYPSTKRNSLGHDIPKMLQLFREGLEYTVEDERVIKTRIARLDMPSEQIVANLKTILEDICKFKPSSSGPFVRKLVIRSSTSEGLLLDLDGLLPEVEKVEEKEEETMEEDDEEKPVQESVST is encoded by the exons ATGTCCGGTGTCGATGTTTCACAAACACTTCAGAGCAAACCAATAG ttcTGGCTCCGCACTGCCGATGGGCTTTGGCCGCCGCCTCGGCTCGCCCCCCGCAGCCCGCCTGCTGCTACGCCGCGGCCGCCAA aaatgcaaaaaaaggTTCACAAAAGGCCAAGcaggaagaagcaaaaaagaaaaaaggaattatcAGGCGGCCTCTGATGAGCAAGCCAGTGGATGACGTATACCTGACGTGGCTTTACAAGCGGCCATCCTATAATGTAGAAGAGGCTGTTGGTATGCTAAAGAAATTTCAGGAACTAGACTTCACGCACCCCAAACAGTATGTGTATATTAATGTGTTTCTAGATACGGTGCTGCAGAAGAAG aaaaaagtaGATCCATTTGCAAGCACTGTTCTTCTTCCGTATCGCTTCACAGATGAAGTGAATAAGGTCCTGGTTTTCACAGAG AATGAGCAGGAAGCTGAAATAGCTCGAGAGAATGGAGCTGCTGTTGTAGGAGGAGTTGAATTAATCAAAtgg ATTTTGGAAGATGAAATCCAAGTGGACTCCTATGTAGCTGTTCCTGCAATAATGCCTAAACTAATACCATTAAGAAACAAGCTAAGACGAAAATACCCCAGCACAAAAAGAA atTCCCTGGGCCACGATATCCCCAAAATGCTGCAACTCTTTAGAGAAGGTCTAGAGTACACGGTAGAAGACGAGCGCGTAATCAAGACAAGAATAGCAAGA CTGGATATGCCTTCTGAGCAGATAGTTGCCAATCTAAAAACAATTTTAGAGGATATCTGCAAATTCAAGCCATCAAGTTCTG GTCCCTTTGTGCGGAAGTTGGTTATTAGATCTTCAACCAGTGAAGGCTTGCTTTTGGACCTTGATGGACTTCTTCCAGAGGTAgagaaagtagaagaaaaagaagaagaaacaatggAAGAAGACGATGAAGAAAAACCTGTTCAAGAATCTGTTAGTACCTGA
- the MRPL1 gene encoding 39S ribosomal protein L1, mitochondrial isoform X2 yields MAAAGGRCVWRVLAPHCRWALAAASARPPQPACCYAAAAKNAKKGSQKAKQEEAKKKKGIIRRPLMSKPVDDVYLTWLYKRPSYNVEEAVGMLKKFQELDFTHPKQYVYINVFLDTVLQKKKKVDPFASTVLLPYRFTDEVNKVLVFTENEQEAEIARENGAAVVGGVELIKWILEDEIQVDSYVAVPAIMPKLIPLRNKLRRKYPSTKRNSLGHDIPKMLQLFREGLEYTVEDERVIKTRIARLDMPSEQIVANLKTILEDICKFKPSSSGPFVRKLVIRSSTSEGLLLDLDGLLPEVEKVEEKEEETMEEDDEEKPVQESVST; encoded by the exons ATGGCGGCCGCCGGCGGCCGCTGCGTGTGGAGAg ttcTGGCTCCGCACTGCCGATGGGCTTTGGCCGCCGCCTCGGCTCGCCCCCCGCAGCCCGCCTGCTGCTACGCCGCGGCCGCCAA aaatgcaaaaaaaggTTCACAAAAGGCCAAGcaggaagaagcaaaaaagaaaaaaggaattatcAGGCGGCCTCTGATGAGCAAGCCAGTGGATGACGTATACCTGACGTGGCTTTACAAGCGGCCATCCTATAATGTAGAAGAGGCTGTTGGTATGCTAAAGAAATTTCAGGAACTAGACTTCACGCACCCCAAACAGTATGTGTATATTAATGTGTTTCTAGATACGGTGCTGCAGAAGAAG aaaaaagtaGATCCATTTGCAAGCACTGTTCTTCTTCCGTATCGCTTCACAGATGAAGTGAATAAGGTCCTGGTTTTCACAGAG AATGAGCAGGAAGCTGAAATAGCTCGAGAGAATGGAGCTGCTGTTGTAGGAGGAGTTGAATTAATCAAAtgg ATTTTGGAAGATGAAATCCAAGTGGACTCCTATGTAGCTGTTCCTGCAATAATGCCTAAACTAATACCATTAAGAAACAAGCTAAGACGAAAATACCCCAGCACAAAAAGAA atTCCCTGGGCCACGATATCCCCAAAATGCTGCAACTCTTTAGAGAAGGTCTAGAGTACACGGTAGAAGACGAGCGCGTAATCAAGACAAGAATAGCAAGA CTGGATATGCCTTCTGAGCAGATAGTTGCCAATCTAAAAACAATTTTAGAGGATATCTGCAAATTCAAGCCATCAAGTTCTG GTCCCTTTGTGCGGAAGTTGGTTATTAGATCTTCAACCAGTGAAGGCTTGCTTTTGGACCTTGATGGACTTCTTCCAGAGGTAgagaaagtagaagaaaaagaagaagaaacaatggAAGAAGACGATGAAGAAAAACCTGTTCAAGAATCTGTTAGTACCTGA